One stretch of Bosea vaviloviae DNA includes these proteins:
- a CDS encoding flavin reductase family protein has translation MAVITQLPKAIRPVRDDAATFRAAFRHLAGGVSVITTGHGEDRTGLTATSVSSLSAEPPTIFFGLNLSSSSYPVLQRHRSFGVNFLSATQKQVADRFAGRGGETGAARYADAEWTRGVSGAPLLLGALASLDCEVEEIIERHSHAIIIGRVREVRLGRDDAALVYWRGDYERLGWMIEEATTALGLRAY, from the coding sequence ATGGCCGTCATCACCCAGCTGCCCAAGGCGATCCGCCCGGTCCGCGACGACGCAGCCACCTTCCGCGCCGCCTTCCGTCATCTCGCCGGCGGCGTCAGCGTGATCACGACAGGGCACGGCGAAGACCGCACCGGCCTGACCGCGACCTCGGTCTCCTCGCTCTCGGCCGAGCCGCCGACCATCTTCTTCGGCCTCAATCTGAGCTCGTCGAGCTATCCCGTGCTCCAGCGTCACCGCAGTTTCGGCGTGAATTTCCTGAGTGCGACCCAAAAGCAGGTCGCCGACCGCTTCGCCGGCCGGGGCGGCGAGACGGGCGCCGCGCGCTATGCCGATGCGGAATGGACGCGCGGGGTATCCGGCGCACCGCTCCTGCTCGGCGCGCTGGCGAGCCTCGATTGCGAGGTCGAGGAAATCATCGAGCGCCACTCCCACGCCATCATCATCGGCCGGGTCCGGGAGGTCAGGCTCGGCCGCGACGACGCCGCCCTGGTCTACTGGCGCGGCGACTATGAACGGCTCGGCTGGATGATCGAGGAAGCCACGACCGCGCTGGGCTTGCGTGCCTATTAG
- the ssuC gene encoding aliphatic sulfonate ABC transporter permease SsuC has translation MTDRAEPIPRPQRASLRLPDLKLLQPKSLQPWLARLTPWLLPLAILVVWQAAARLGFIAANVLPAPSDVLAAGWRLTLNGQLAENIAVSFKRAISGFLLGGSLAFALGLFNGLSKTSERVTDTTIQMVRNVPNLALIPLVILWFGIEEEAKLFLTSLGVFFPIYINTFHGVRTVDSQLVEMGRSYGMSNLELFRRVILPGALPSIFVGVRYALGIMWLTLIVAETIAANSGIGYMAMNAREFMLVDVVVLAIVIYAALGKLADSIVRLLERLCLSWHPAFQKY, from the coding sequence ATGACAGACCGCGCAGAACCGATCCCGCGCCCGCAACGCGCCAGCCTGCGCCTGCCCGACCTCAAGCTGCTGCAGCCCAAGTCACTACAGCCATGGCTTGCCCGCCTGACGCCCTGGCTGTTGCCGCTCGCCATCCTCGTGGTCTGGCAAGCGGCCGCGCGGCTGGGTTTCATCGCCGCCAATGTCCTGCCGGCGCCGAGCGACGTGCTCGCGGCAGGCTGGCGGCTGACGCTGAATGGGCAGCTCGCCGAGAACATCGCGGTCAGCTTCAAGCGCGCCATCTCCGGCTTCCTGCTCGGCGGCTCGCTCGCCTTCGCGCTTGGCCTGTTCAACGGCCTGTCCAAAACCTCCGAGCGTGTCACCGACACCACTATCCAGATGGTGCGCAACGTCCCGAACCTGGCGCTGATCCCGCTGGTTATCCTCTGGTTCGGCATCGAGGAGGAGGCGAAGCTGTTCCTAACCTCGCTCGGCGTCTTCTTCCCGATCTACATCAACACCTTCCATGGCGTGCGCACCGTCGACAGCCAGCTCGTCGAGATGGGCCGCTCCTATGGCATGAGCAATCTCGAGCTGTTCCGGCGCGTCATCCTGCCGGGCGCCCTGCCCTCGATCTTCGTCGGTGTGCGCTATGCGCTCGGCATCATGTGGCTGACGCTGATCGTGGCGGAGACGATCGCGGCCAATTCCGGCATCGGCTACATGGCGATGAATGCGCGCGAGTTCATGCTGGTCGACGTCGTCGTGCTGGCAATCGTGATCTACGCGGCGCTGGGCAAGCTCGCCGACTCGATCGTGCGCCTACTGGAGCGGCTCTGCCTGTCCTGGCACCCCGCCTTCCAGAAGTACTGA
- a CDS encoding acyl-CoA dehydrogenase family protein has translation MTIDSAIYDQIRDTTRRFADDVIRPAAVELDRSEAFPAEIYQQMAELGLFGITVPEALGGAGLDTLAYTIVMEELSRGYASVADQCGLVELIGTLLTRYGTAAQQARHLPDILKARTRVAYCLTEAEAGSDLSNLRTTAKPTAEGWVLNGGKLWIHNAPVADLGFVLASTDPQARHRGMSIFIVDLHAKGVSRGQKEHKMGQRASQVGGLSFDDVLLPSDALLGEISRGFHIMMSVLEKGRVGIGALAVGIAQAGLQAALGYARERRQFGKPIIENQGLQWMLADMAKDIAAGRALVERAAGLIDAGASATSAASIAKCFASDMAVAQTANAVQIFGGTGYIQGFEVERLYRDAKITQIYEGTNQIQRTIIARELMKNGA, from the coding sequence ATGACAATCGACAGCGCCATCTACGACCAGATCCGCGACACCACGCGCCGCTTCGCCGACGATGTCATCCGTCCCGCGGCAGTGGAACTTGACCGCAGCGAGGCGTTTCCAGCCGAGATCTACCAGCAGATGGCCGAGCTCGGCTTGTTCGGCATCACCGTCCCCGAAGCGCTCGGCGGGGCGGGGCTCGACACGCTGGCTTATACGATCGTCATGGAGGAGTTGTCCCGGGGCTACGCCTCGGTCGCCGACCAATGCGGCCTGGTCGAGCTGATCGGGACGCTGCTCACGCGCTACGGCACAGCCGCGCAGCAGGCGCGCCATCTGCCGGATATCCTCAAGGCCCGCACCCGCGTCGCCTATTGCCTCACCGAGGCGGAGGCCGGCTCGGATCTGTCCAATCTCAGGACGACGGCGAAGCCCACGGCCGAGGGCTGGGTGCTGAACGGCGGCAAGCTCTGGATCCACAACGCGCCGGTCGCCGATCTCGGCTTCGTGCTGGCTTCGACCGACCCGCAGGCCAGGCATCGCGGCATGAGCATCTTCATCGTCGATCTGCACGCCAAGGGCGTCTCGCGCGGCCAGAAGGAACACAAGATGGGCCAGCGCGCGAGCCAGGTCGGTGGGCTGAGCTTCGATGATGTCCTCTTGCCCAGCGACGCCTTGCTCGGCGAAATCAGTCGCGGCTTCCACATCATGATGAGCGTGCTGGAAAAGGGACGCGTCGGCATCGGCGCGCTGGCGGTCGGCATCGCCCAGGCCGGGCTGCAGGCCGCGCTCGGCTACGCCCGGGAGCGCCGCCAGTTCGGCAAGCCGATCATCGAGAACCAGGGCCTGCAATGGATGCTGGCTGATATGGCCAAGGACATCGCCGCCGGCCGCGCTTTGGTCGAACGGGCGGCCGGGCTGATCGACGCAGGAGCCTCGGCGACCTCGGCCGCCTCGATCGCCAAATGTTTTGCGAGCGACATGGCCGTCGCCCAGACCGCCAACGCCGTGCAGATTTTTGGCGGCACCGGCTACATCCAGGGTTTCGAGGTCGAACGCCTCTACCGCGACGCCAAGATCACGCAGATCTATGAAGGCACGAACCAGATTCAGCGCACGATCATCGCCAGGGAGTTGATGAAGAACGGCGCCTGA
- a CDS encoding ATP-binding cassette domain-containing protein, producing the protein MTAATLATATSAPGARLFEALFEDPSAKARAARGQPIAIRGLKKHFGELEVLRGIDLDVPAGQFLAIVGRSGCGKSTLLRILAGLDTPSEGTLSLSQAGTAAATPRIMFQEPRLLPWARVLSNVEVGLGAERKLPEAEERAFQTLRAVGLEAKAQQWPALLSGGQRQRVALARALVSRPRVLALDEPLGALDALTRIEMQGLLERVWLAQGFTAILVTHDVSEALTLADRVVMIDEGRITLDISVDLPRPRRRGSVDIALLEERILKDLIREDANPPEYAI; encoded by the coding sequence ATGACGGCAGCGACATTAGCGACAGCGACATCGGCGCCCGGCGCCCGGCTTTTCGAGGCCCTGTTCGAGGACCCGTCGGCGAAGGCCCGGGCCGCGCGCGGCCAGCCGATCGCGATACGGGGCCTGAAGAAGCACTTCGGCGAGCTCGAGGTTCTGCGCGGGATCGATCTCGACGTGCCCGCTGGGCAGTTCCTCGCCATCGTCGGGCGCAGCGGCTGCGGCAAGAGCACGCTGCTGCGCATCCTCGCCGGCCTCGATACGCCAAGCGAAGGCACGCTCAGTCTCAGTCAGGCCGGCACTGCCGCCGCAACCCCGCGCATCATGTTCCAGGAGCCGCGCCTGCTGCCCTGGGCGCGCGTGCTCTCCAATGTCGAGGTCGGGCTGGGCGCCGAGCGCAAGCTGCCGGAGGCCGAGGAGCGCGCCTTCCAGACGCTGCGCGCCGTCGGGCTCGAAGCGAAGGCGCAGCAATGGCCGGCTCTGCTCTCTGGAGGCCAGCGCCAGCGCGTCGCGCTCGCCCGCGCCCTGGTCAGCCGGCCGCGCGTGCTGGCGCTGGACGAGCCGCTCGGCGCGCTCGACGCGCTGACCCGCATCGAGATGCAGGGCCTGCTGGAGCGGGTCTGGCTCGCCCAGGGCTTCACCGCGATCCTGGTGACCCATGACGTCTCCGAGGCGCTGACGCTCGCCGACCGCGTCGTGATGATCGACGAGGGCCGCATCACGCTCGATATCTCCGTCGACCTGCCGCGTCCGCGCCGGCGTGGCTCGGTCGACATCGCCTTGCTCGAAGAGCGCATCCTCAAGGATCTGATCCGCGAGGACGCCAACCCGCCCGAATACGCGATCTGA
- a CDS encoding sulfonate ABC transporter substrate-binding protein: MDRRNFIASLAGSSLVLASGAAIAQSSPSPRELRIGFQKNGVLLIAKQQGVLEKRFKPQGIEIKWVEFQFGPPLLEALNVGSIDYGPTGDAPPIFAQAAKANLLYVATQEAAGSGAAILLPPKSPIQTLAELKGKKIAFAKASSSHNLTIAAIEKAGLGYDEFTPVYLPPADARAAFERGSVDAWTIWDPFFAIAEAIPGVRILSLSKGIVSQNSFYLANRDFTTKNPEIVAAINDELAKVARWADSHRGEVASVQAAATGLPIEPWKRSVERSDFVIAPLNPRVLDEQQRVADRFHRLGLIPKPINVRDIVWDWKPTA; this comes from the coding sequence ATGGACCGTAGAAATTTCATCGCCAGCCTGGCCGGCTCGTCGCTCGTCCTCGCCTCGGGGGCCGCCATCGCCCAATCCAGCCCCTCGCCGAGGGAGTTGCGCATCGGCTTCCAGAAGAACGGCGTCCTGCTCATCGCCAAACAGCAGGGCGTGCTGGAAAAGCGCTTCAAGCCGCAAGGCATCGAGATCAAATGGGTCGAGTTCCAGTTCGGCCCGCCGCTGCTGGAGGCGCTGAACGTCGGCTCGATCGACTACGGCCCGACCGGCGACGCTCCCCCGATCTTCGCCCAGGCCGCCAAGGCGAACCTGCTCTATGTCGCAACGCAGGAGGCCGCCGGCTCCGGCGCCGCAATCCTGCTGCCGCCGAAATCGCCGATCCAGACGCTCGCTGAGCTCAAGGGCAAGAAGATCGCCTTCGCCAAGGCATCGAGCTCGCACAACCTCACCATCGCGGCGATCGAAAAGGCCGGGCTCGGCTATGACGAGTTCACGCCGGTCTATCTGCCGCCGGCCGATGCGCGCGCCGCCTTCGAGCGCGGCTCGGTCGATGCCTGGACGATCTGGGATCCCTTCTTCGCCATCGCCGAGGCCATTCCCGGCGTGCGCATCCTGTCGCTGTCGAAGGGCATCGTCTCGCAGAACTCGTTCTACCTCGCCAATCGCGACTTCACGACGAAGAACCCCGAGATCGTCGCGGCGATCAATGACGAGCTCGCCAAGGTCGCGCGCTGGGCCGACAGCCATCGCGGCGAGGTCGCCAGCGTCCAGGCGGCCGCGACCGGCCTGCCTATCGAGCCCTGGAAGCGCTCGGTCGAGCGCTCCGATTTCGTCATCGCGCCGCTCAATCCGCGCGTGCTCGACGAGCAGCAGCGCGTCGCCGACCGCTTCCACCGGCTCGGCCTGATCCCCAAGCCGATCAATGTCCGCGACATCGTCTGGGACTGGAAGCCGACCGCCTGA
- the ssuD gene encoding FMNH2-dependent alkanesulfonate monooxygenase yields MSVAPAQSANVLWFLPTHGDGRYLGTATGGRQTDFAYLRQIAQAADTLGYYGVLLPTGRSCEDSWIVASAVAPLTQNLRYLVAVRPGLQSPTLAARMTATLDRVSNGRLLVNVVTGGDPVENVGDGIFLSHDERYEVTREFLCVYSALLRGETVRHEGKHIRIEDGQLLYPSTQAGGPPLYFGGSSPAAIDVAAETIDKYLTWGEPPAAVAEKIATVSAAAKTAGRKLSFGIRLHVIVRETEAEAWAAADKLISHLDDATIAKSQQIFARMDSEGQRRMSALHGGNRDKLEISPNLWAGVGLVRGGAGTALVGSPEQVADRIKEYMALGIDSFILSGYPHLEEAYRFAELVFPLLPLNHGKPVINGIVNNGPFGETIANDAKPAQKRVASS; encoded by the coding sequence ATGAGCGTCGCGCCTGCACAAAGCGCCAATGTCCTCTGGTTCCTGCCGACCCATGGCGACGGGCGCTATCTCGGCACGGCCACTGGCGGCCGCCAGACCGATTTCGCCTATCTGCGCCAGATCGCCCAGGCCGCCGACACGCTGGGCTATTACGGCGTCCTGCTGCCGACCGGCCGGAGCTGCGAGGATTCCTGGATCGTCGCCTCGGCGGTCGCGCCGCTGACGCAGAACCTGCGCTATCTCGTGGCGGTCAGGCCCGGCCTGCAATCGCCGACATTGGCGGCGCGTATGACCGCAACGCTCGACCGCGTCTCGAACGGGCGGCTGCTCGTCAATGTCGTCACCGGCGGAGACCCGGTCGAGAACGTCGGCGACGGCATCTTCCTGTCGCATGACGAGCGCTACGAGGTGACCCGCGAGTTCCTCTGCGTCTATTCCGCCCTGCTGCGCGGCGAGACCGTGCGGCATGAGGGCAAGCATATCCGCATCGAGGATGGGCAATTGCTCTATCCCTCGACGCAGGCCGGCGGGCCGCCGCTCTATTTCGGCGGCTCCTCGCCCGCTGCCATCGATGTCGCGGCTGAGACCATCGACAAATACCTGACCTGGGGCGAGCCGCCAGCGGCGGTCGCCGAGAAGATCGCCACAGTCTCCGCCGCGGCCAAGACTGCTGGACGGAAACTCTCCTTCGGCATCCGCCTGCACGTCATCGTCCGCGAGACCGAGGCCGAAGCCTGGGCAGCCGCCGACAAGCTGATCAGCCATCTCGACGACGCCACCATCGCCAAGTCGCAACAGATCTTCGCCCGCATGGATTCCGAGGGCCAGAGACGGATGTCGGCGCTGCATGGCGGCAACCGCGACAAGCTCGAGATCTCGCCCAATCTCTGGGCCGGCGTCGGGCTGGTGCGCGGCGGGGCCGGCACGGCCCTGGTCGGCAGCCCCGAGCAGGTGGCCGACCGGATCAAGGAGTACATGGCGCTCGGCATCGACAGCTTCATCCTGTCGGGCTACCCGCATCTGGAGGAGGCTTACCGCTTCGCCGAACTGGTCTTCCCGCTGCTGCCGCTCAACCACGGCAAGCCGGTGATCAACGGCATCGTCAATAACGGCCCCTTCGGCGAGACCATCGCCAATGACGCCAAGCCCGCGCAGAAACGGGTCGCAAGCTCATGA
- a CDS encoding sulfonate ABC transporter substrate-binding protein — MISKRSFLTLSAASLALGLSATGASAQEKTLRVGFQKYGKIVLLKGKGTLEKALEPLGYKVTWTEFPAGPQLLEAVNVGAIDIGNTGEAPPIFAQAAGAPLVYVAHEPPAPKGEAILVPKGSSIQSVAELKGKKVALNKGSNVHYLLVKALEKAGVAYADITPVFLTPADARAAFERGAVDAWAIWDPFQAAAETTIGARTLTDGTGIVANHQFYLASEKLVANHDAALKVFLKQLSEVDDWAKADIAAVAEALSPSTGIPAPILQLALARQSYGIRPLDEATIAEQQRIADTFHALGLLPKPVTIASAVKRIGS; from the coding sequence ATGATTTCGAAGAGATCGTTCCTGACCCTCTCGGCCGCGAGCCTGGCTCTTGGCCTGTCCGCGACCGGTGCCTCCGCGCAGGAGAAGACCCTGCGCGTCGGCTTCCAGAAATACGGCAAGATCGTCCTGCTCAAGGGCAAGGGCACGCTGGAGAAGGCGCTGGAGCCGCTCGGCTACAAGGTCACATGGACCGAGTTCCCGGCCGGCCCGCAATTGCTGGAAGCGGTCAATGTCGGGGCGATCGACATCGGCAACACCGGCGAAGCGCCGCCGATCTTTGCCCAGGCCGCAGGCGCACCGCTGGTCTATGTCGCCCATGAGCCGCCGGCACCGAAGGGCGAGGCCATCCTGGTGCCCAAAGGCAGCTCGATCCAGTCTGTCGCCGAGCTCAAGGGCAAGAAGGTCGCGCTGAACAAGGGCTCCAACGTCCATTACCTGCTGGTCAAGGCCCTGGAGAAGGCGGGCGTCGCCTATGCCGACATCACGCCGGTGTTCCTGACCCCGGCCGATGCGCGCGCCGCCTTCGAGCGCGGCGCAGTCGATGCCTGGGCGATCTGGGATCCTTTCCAGGCTGCGGCCGAGACAACGATCGGCGCGCGCACGCTCACTGATGGCACCGGCATCGTCGCCAACCACCAGTTCTATCTGGCGAGCGAGAAGCTCGTCGCCAATCACGACGCGGCCTTGAAGGTCTTCCTCAAGCAATTGAGCGAGGTCGATGACTGGGCCAAGGCCGACATCGCCGCCGTCGCCGAGGCGCTGAGCCCCTCGACCGGCATTCCAGCCCCGATCCTGCAGCTGGCGCTGGCGCGCCAGAGCTACGGGATCAGGCCGCTCGACGAAGCCACGATCGCCGAGCAGCAGCGCATCGCCGACACCTTCCACGCGCTCGGCCTGCTGCCCAAGCCCGTCACCATCGCCAGCGCCGTGAAGAGGATCGGCTCATGA
- a CDS encoding VOC family protein produces MPLSIDHIVIAVTDLDQAVRDYEALGFTVLTGGEHPRGSRNALVVLADGAYLEIIAFSRPVPDFRWWRVLDEAGSGLVDYALLPDSLDVDLARARANGIEMDGPIDGARLQPDGTRLAWRSARPPESDIPFLCEDVTARALRVPEGAARKHANGVTGVAGVTVAVRDLDVSAARYRTLLGMAPIASGGVPGLGFGLVQFQLGRQIVSLVEGRAEACEGLTRHLERRGQGAYAISFFGGKDEVLDPRLTHGARLEIVRER; encoded by the coding sequence ATGCCGCTTTCGATCGACCATATCGTCATCGCCGTCACCGATCTCGATCAGGCCGTTCGCGACTATGAGGCGCTGGGTTTCACGGTGCTGACCGGCGGCGAGCATCCGCGCGGCTCGCGCAATGCGCTCGTGGTGCTGGCGGATGGCGCTTATCTCGAAATCATCGCCTTTTCCCGGCCGGTGCCGGACTTCCGCTGGTGGCGCGTCTTGGACGAGGCCGGCAGCGGGCTGGTCGACTACGCCCTGCTGCCGGATTCGCTCGACGTCGATCTGGCGCGTGCCCGCGCCAACGGAATCGAGATGGATGGCCCGATCGATGGCGCGCGCTTGCAGCCTGATGGCACGCGTCTCGCCTGGCGTTCGGCGCGCCCGCCCGAAAGCGACATTCCCTTCCTGTGCGAGGATGTCACTGCGCGGGCGCTGCGCGTGCCGGAGGGCGCTGCCCGCAAACATGCGAACGGGGTCACCGGCGTCGCCGGCGTGACCGTGGCGGTCCGCGATCTTGACGTGTCGGCAGCGCGCTACCGTACCCTGCTCGGCATGGCGCCCATCGCCAGCGGCGGCGTGCCGGGGCTCGGCTTCGGGCTCGTGCAGTTCCAGCTCGGCCGCCAGATCGTGTCGCTGGTCGAGGGGCGGGCCGAGGCTTGCGAAGGGCTGACGCGCCATCTCGAAAGGCGTGGCCAGGGAGCCTATGCGATCTCGTTCTTCGGCGGGAAGGACGAGGTTCTCGACCCCCGCCTCACTCATGGCGCGAGGCTTGAGATCGTCAGGGAGCGCTGA
- a CDS encoding NIPSNAP family protein, producing the protein MILDERTYAIKPAHVRDYLDLYVREGMELQVSHLGHLIGWFTTDTGVVNEVVHMWRFEDAGDRERRRAAMEADPRWQEFRAKAAPYVLEMRSRILRPTAFSPLR; encoded by the coding sequence ATGATCCTCGATGAACGCACCTACGCGATCAAGCCGGCCCATGTGCGCGACTATCTCGACCTCTATGTCCGCGAGGGCATGGAGCTGCAGGTCTCGCATCTCGGTCACCTGATCGGCTGGTTCACCACCGATACGGGCGTCGTCAACGAAGTCGTCCATATGTGGCGCTTCGAGGATGCCGGCGATCGCGAGCGCCGGCGCGCGGCGATGGAGGCCGATCCGCGCTGGCAGGAGTTCCGCGCCAAGGCCGCACCCTATGTGCTCGAGATGCGCAGCCGCATCCTGCGCCCCACGGCGTTCTCGCCGTTGCGCTGA
- a CDS encoding transporter substrate-binding domain-containing protein, with product MNKDYPQLNIEPKITLKEQANGMAFRKADTALAEWSNKFIAEIAANGQLSEINKRWFGILLSPLPPMPTF from the coding sequence TTGAACAAGGACTATCCCCAGCTCAACATCGAGCCGAAGATCACTTTGAAGGAGCAGGCCAACGGCATGGCCTTCCGCAAAGCTGATACCGCGCTGGCGGAGTGGTCGAACAAGTTCATCGCCGAGATCGCCGCCAACGGCCAGCTCAGCGAGATCAACAAGCGCTGGTTCGGCATCCTGCTGTCGCCCCTGCCGCCGATGCCGACCTTCTGA
- a CDS encoding LLM class flavin-dependent oxidoreductase: protein MPAPRQLHLGAFMRPVSIHTGAWRYPGAYPDANFNFGHLKRFAQKLEAGKFDALFMADHLAVLNMPVEALKRSHTVTSFEPFTLLSALASVTEHIGLVATASTTFDAAYHIARRFASLDHISGGRAGWNIVTTSNPDAALNFGLDEHMDHGERYDRAREFYDVVTGLWDSFADDAFIRDRESGLFFDPEKMHVLAHKGEHLSVRGPLNIARTPQGWPVIVQAGASEPGRQLAAETAELVFAAHRTLDAGQAFYADVKGRMEAIGRNPDHLKILPGVLTVVGDTVEEAQEKRALLDSFVHYDSAIASLSIALGHDASGFDPDGPLPEIPETNQSKSGRERTIELARRENLTVRQLAQRLGGYGGLAFVGTPETIADSMEEWLTTRGSDGFNVMFPYLPEGLDDFVDKVVPVLQRRGLFRTEYTGKTLRENLGLPRPANRFFA from the coding sequence ATGCCCGCTCCCCGCCAGCTTCATCTCGGCGCCTTCATGCGCCCGGTCAGCATCCATACCGGCGCCTGGCGCTATCCCGGCGCCTACCCGGATGCCAATTTCAACTTCGGGCACCTGAAGCGCTTCGCGCAGAAGCTCGAGGCCGGCAAGTTCGACGCCTTGTTCATGGCCGATCATCTCGCCGTGCTGAACATGCCGGTCGAGGCGCTGAAGCGCAGCCACACCGTGACCTCCTTCGAGCCCTTCACCCTGCTCTCGGCGCTCGCCAGCGTCACCGAGCATATCGGGCTCGTCGCCACGGCCTCGACGACTTTCGACGCCGCCTACCATATCGCTCGGCGCTTCGCCTCGCTCGACCATATCAGCGGCGGCCGGGCGGGCTGGAACATCGTCACCACCTCGAACCCCGACGCCGCGCTGAATTTCGGGCTCGACGAGCATATGGACCATGGCGAGCGCTATGACCGGGCGCGCGAGTTCTACGATGTCGTCACCGGGCTCTGGGATTCATTCGCCGACGACGCCTTCATCCGCGACCGCGAGAGCGGGCTCTTCTTCGATCCGGAAAAGATGCATGTGCTGGCACATAAGGGCGAGCACCTCTCGGTGCGCGGCCCGCTCAACATCGCCCGGACGCCGCAGGGCTGGCCGGTGATCGTTCAGGCCGGCGCCTCCGAGCCCGGACGTCAGCTCGCAGCCGAGACGGCCGAGCTCGTCTTCGCCGCCCACCGGACGCTCGACGCCGGCCAGGCCTTCTATGCCGATGTGAAGGGCCGGATGGAGGCGATCGGCCGTAATCCCGACCACCTCAAGATCCTGCCCGGGGTCCTCACCGTGGTCGGCGACACGGTCGAGGAGGCGCAGGAGAAGCGCGCCTTGCTCGACAGCTTCGTGCATTACGACAGCGCCATCGCCTCGCTCTCGATCGCGCTCGGCCATGATGCCTCGGGTTTCGACCCCGACGGGCCGCTGCCCGAGATCCCTGAGACCAATCAGAGCAAGAGCGGTCGCGAGCGCACCATCGAACTGGCGCGGCGCGAGAATCTGACCGTGCGCCAATTGGCGCAGCGGCTCGGCGGCTATGGCGGGCTCGCCTTCGTCGGCACGCCCGAGACCATCGCGGATTCGATGGAGGAATGGCTGACGACGCGCGGCAGCGACGGCTTCAACGTGATGTTCCCCTATCTGCCGGAAGGGCTCGACGACTTCGTCGACAAGGTCGTGCCGGTGCTGCAGCGGCGCGGCCTGTTCCGGACGGAGTATACCGGCAAGACCTTGCGCGAGAATCTCGGCCTGCCCCGCCCGGCGAACCGGTTCTTCGCCTGA
- a CDS encoding nitroreductase family protein, producing the protein MTPINHRVAEHAIDPLFLERWSPRAFTVDGISEAELLSLFEAARWAPSSYNSQPWRFVYARRGTAHWDKLLGLLNEFNASWAKHAAALVIVVSKQTLAVPGKTEEIPSYSHSFDAGAAWAQLALQATRSGWQAHGMVGFDHVRAAAELNVPAGYRVEAVVAIGKPGDKAQLPEALQARETPSQRNPLSASVFEGAFPAG; encoded by the coding sequence ATGACACCAATCAATCATCGCGTCGCCGAGCATGCGATCGACCCGCTTTTCCTCGAGCGCTGGTCGCCGCGCGCCTTCACCGTCGACGGCATCTCCGAGGCTGAGCTCTTGTCCCTGTTCGAGGCGGCGCGCTGGGCCCCGTCCTCCTATAATTCGCAGCCCTGGCGGTTCGTCTATGCGCGGCGCGGTACGGCGCATTGGGACAAGCTGCTCGGCCTGCTGAACGAGTTCAACGCCTCCTGGGCGAAGCATGCCGCTGCTTTGGTCATCGTGGTCTCCAAGCAGACCCTGGCCGTTCCCGGCAAGACGGAAGAGATCCCGTCCTACAGCCATTCCTTCGATGCCGGGGCGGCCTGGGCCCAGCTCGCCTTGCAGGCGACCCGGTCGGGCTGGCAGGCCCATGGCATGGTCGGCTTCGATCATGTGCGCGCGGCGGCCGAACTGAACGTACCCGCCGGCTACCGCGTCGAGGCTGTGGTCGCGATCGGCAAGCCGGGCGACAAGGCGCAATTGCCGGAGGCGCTGCAGGCGCGTGAAACCCCGAGCCAGCGCAACCCGCTCTCGGCCAGCGTCTTCGAAGGCGCCTTTCCGGCAGGCTGA